The following coding sequences are from one Rhodohalobacter barkolensis window:
- a CDS encoding toxin-antitoxin system YwqK family antitoxin, with the protein MKQFTSKIDFKFTSKRLRMMGKNISRNRSISIKIITAPVVLCLSLMFCTNPNESEYPRNMSGNSDDLYSNVELYLNPDRADELGIEERGTGIMFDKSGTPFTGTQKMRYVKNDSLFSETVYDDGVLKSTTAYHEDGSLMGRHEYDYVGDGFATIKEYNENGLLVEEWLSPTTEDGLGSIKQWHPNGQLKFEMTHKKGMEYHGLMTKYNDDGEIIEQERYEDGELVEKIE; encoded by the coding sequence ATGAAACAGTTTACTTCAAAGATTGACTTTAAATTTACTAGCAAACGTCTGCGCATGATGGGAAAGAATATTTCCCGCAACCGCTCAATTTCAATTAAGATTATTACAGCCCCTGTGGTTCTTTGCTTATCGTTGATGTTCTGTACGAATCCCAATGAGAGTGAATATCCGCGAAATATGTCCGGAAATAGTGATGACCTGTATTCGAATGTTGAACTTTACTTAAACCCGGATCGGGCGGACGAATTAGGAATTGAAGAAAGAGGTACAGGTATAATGTTTGATAAATCAGGTACTCCATTTACCGGAACACAGAAAATGAGATATGTGAAAAATGACAGCCTGTTTAGTGAAACAGTATATGATGATGGAGTTCTAAAAAGCACCACTGCATACCATGAAGATGGAAGTTTGATGGGTAGACATGAGTATGATTATGTGGGGGATGGATTTGCGACTATTAAGGAATACAACGAAAATGGGTTATTAGTTGAAGAATGGTTATCACCGACAACTGAAGACGGCCTCGGTTCCATTAAACAGTGGCATCCAAATGGACAACTTAAATTTGAGATGACTCATAAGAAAGGAATGGAGTATCACGGCTTAATGACCAAGTACAATGATGATGGAGAGATCATTGAGCAAGAACGCTATGAAGATGGAGAGTTGGTAGAAAAGATCGAATAA